A stretch of Gallus gallus isolate bGalGal1 chromosome 2, bGalGal1.mat.broiler.GRCg7b, whole genome shotgun sequence DNA encodes these proteins:
- the KIAA1462 gene encoding junctional protein associated with coronary artery disease isoform X1, with the protein MFSVEDLLISHGYKLSKNPPASYENRYDGYRHEAAGNRSAQRTLNGFEADPRAAYCKKPLTKTNSSSTESSHGSQGRQAGPGYHHDLQGLSTFHTSEGGVYDRPQLAWPSQPKSDKDLAYWRRRGQDFSVLLGHSQKGGAEMQGLAAAHGAPRHPKDAQLKVGLSTEYVRRSGLPESCEGPGECKWQNLRTESWNQPKKVGRQMSDGDREKLLQELYSLTLGDDVLGSHNKGKSQSLPRVLLQESMRCVEMPSLTNSNNSLSVSKAPSYPSHRLTVESAKHHETGGHFLPLVKPKYGRPLKPPSYELQRQSRAPAETVGFQDHYQKDEPIPYLAKASEPRQDPCVQDPALEPPVYVPPPSYKSPPHHTASPHPLSEVPNNATYASSDQQDTAERAVACQRPAVNSVEMGAAPCKDNHLPPGKQSHLRRPADYLRSVQYIPFDDPRIRHIKIAPPGGLQDNIKYIDNAHSPSSGTLQERDLEVQCNSAFLDASHKSSSVKGERTSDSSAHSSRWLAPSVRDQENCALLDQRDSCSTANHSPCNEASTEYTKGKLLVRNSHMDSTCETVTKVKKFEPGTGMQSKKSSKKKMNETIFCLVSIPVKSESNLPDTDRNNNITQSPDKNGFDNNGALQEQSLLSMSSTDLELQALTGSMTNKNELQKQELWRPEEFKQMNDLRFIQPAKHRELKYSGSWPGDQYKDQQTQTSFSEEPKNPQIFHGTKPGQPSSNKPLSPKQLGCTASTAGSKQTGSPSDDRGCRQGAYGMKGQMYLSQSSNSAFSRTATSIPQASSPKGHQSQPLPTQEREAGLPPRADVVKAEAGAPCNSKELFGQFLLKPVSRRPWDAISELESFNKELQGQEESMSSEEDLESAGASPQPCALPQRRSPRNGNQEPKRGGKLETVVPEVPVFKSGRVKSKSESWSTGTEHGAEMDCVGSQCSSQPGGSNEGVRPADGSLITEMRTEEAKNRANSQPVRPGPIKRFLSSSPSSSYHGNPFNNPVLQEMSEDQNYLHFVKLSKGAAPQNDTKLERGSAVCLSLTKRNQGCSEPDLRAVGLDTAPGPGASNSDHSSNANSVEIPVNESLQARAARILGIEIAVESLLPDDHVGPQPGARPASDAHDFGSSAESTVSGKEGKKDSSYEGRRKCGWTESALFVGERDRSLYPDECQTTHQEGSSKMLVKEQAFEQPVSPSQGGDQNLVSKPTVCQHSEKRVRSTSKVIETLQGKLTSPPSRTAMDRLVRMKEVDSVSRMRRLSIKSADSGEEVDEEKLSKVHEERGSKLATSGAVSKRVISLSENGYLGGMDKKKIDRDFSLGKTLLWVIQVGTVFLCNRHNHFAYAHVKLLK; encoded by the exons ATGTTCAGTGTGGAGGATCTCCTGATTTCTCATGGATACAAATTGTCTAAAAATCCCCCTGCTTCCTATGAGAACAGATATGATGGATACCGGCATGAAGCTGCAGGGAACAGATCTGCTCAGAGGACGCTGAACGGCTTTGAAGCAGACCCCAGAGCTGCTTACTGCAAGAAGCCTCTGACAAAAACCAACTCgagcagcactgaaagcagcCATGGGAGCCAAGGGAGACAAGCAGGTCCTGGTTACCACCATGACCTTCAGGGTTTGTCCACTTTTCATACTTCAGAAGGGGG ggTTTATGACAGGCCTCAACTAGCATGGCCTTCCCAGCCCAAGAGTGATAAAGATCTGGCCTactggagaaggagagggcAGGACTTCAGCGTGCTTCTGGGCCACTCCCAAAAAGGAGGCGCAGAAATGCAAGGTTTGGCCGCGGCCCATGGGGCACCCAGGCACCCCAAGGATGCCCAGCTGAAagtggggctgagcacagagTACGTCAGGAGAAGCGGCTTGCCCGAGAGCTGTGAGGGGCCTGGGGAATGCAAATGGCAGAACTTGAGAACAGAAAGCTGGAACCAGCCAAAAAAGGTAGGAAGGCAAATGTCGGATGGTGACAGAGAGAAACTGCTCCAAGAGCTGTATTCGCTGACTCTGGGAGATGATGTCCTAGGCTCCCACAACAAAGGGAAATCGCAGTCCTTGCCTAGAGTCCTTCTGCAGGAGAGCATGAGGTGTGTGGAAATGCCCTCCCTAACCAACAGCAACAACTCCCTCAGCGTAAGTAAAGCCCCCTCCTATCCCTCACACAGACTGACTGTGGAATCGGCCAAGCACCATGAAACGGGAGgccatttccttcccctggtgaagcccAAGTATGGGAGACCTCTGAAGCCTCCATCCTATGAACTGCAGCGACAGAGCAGGGCACCTGCCGAAACTGTTGGTTTTCAGGACCACTACCAGAAGGATGAACCCATTCCCTATTTAGCCAAAGCAAGTGAGCCGAGGCAAGATCCTTGTGTTCAAGACCCTGCTTTGGAGCCCCCGGTCTATGTACCTCCTCCTTCTTACAAATCCCCACCTCACCATACCGCGAGCCCACATCCCCTCAGTGAAGTGCCTAACAATGCCACGTATGCCAGCAGTGATCAGCAGGACACTGCAGAGCGGGCTGTTGCCTGCCAACGACCAGCTGTGAACAGTGTTGAAATGGGGGCCGCACCTTGCAAAGACAACCATCTTCCTCCTGGGAAGCAAAGCCATTTGAGGCGCCCCGCTGACTACCTGCGTTCTGTTCAGTATATTCCCTTTGATGATCCTCGAATACGGCATATTAAAATTGCACCACCCGGAGGTCTGCAGGACAACATTAAATACATTGACAATGCACATAGTCCCAGTTCCGGTACTTTGCAAGAGAGAGATCTTGAAGTACAGTGCAACAGTGCCTTTTTGGATGCATCACACAAATCCAGTTCTGTAAAGGGAGAAAGAACTTCTGACAGCTCCGCCCACAGCAGCAGATGGTTGGCACCATCCGTCCGAGATCAGGAAAATTGTGCCTTGCTGGACCAAAGAGACAGTTGTAGCACAGCTAATCACAGCCCCTGTAATGAAGCCAGCACAGAGTACACAAAAGGCAAACTTCTTGTAAGAAACTCACATATGGACAGCACCTGTGAGACCGTTACAAAAGTGAAAAAGTTTGAACCTGGAACTGGGATGCAGAGCAAAAAgagttcaaagaaaaaaatgaatgaaactaTATTTTGTTTGGTCTCTATCCCAGTTAAATCAGAATCAAATCTGCCAGATACAGATAGGAACAACAACATAACCCAGAGCCCTGATAAGAACGGGTTTGATAACAATGGGGCTTTGCAAGAACAAAGTCTCTTAAGTATGTCTTCAACTGACTTGGAGTTACAAGCTCTTACAGGAAGCATGACCAATAAAAATGAGTTACAAAAACAAGAGCTGTGGAGACCAGAAGAGTTCAAACAAATGAATGACCTCAGATTTATTCAGCCTGCAAAACACAGAGAGCTCAAATACTCTGGCTCCTGGCCAGGTGATCAGTACAAAGACCAGCAAACACAGACCAGTTTCTCTGAAGAGCCTAAAAACCCACAGATTTTCCATGGTACAAAGCCTGGGCAACCCAGCAGTAACAAACCACTGTCTCCAAAGCAACTAGGATGTACGGCATCCACAGCTGGGTCAAAACAGACAGGGTCACCTTCTGACGACAGAGGCTGCAGACAGGGTGCTTATGGCATGAAGGGGCAGATGTACCTCAGCCAGTCCAGCAACAGCGCATTTTCAAGAACTGCCACCTCCATCCCACAGGCCTCCTCACCAAAGGGCCACCAGAGCCAGCCCCTGCCTACCCAGGAGCGGGAAGCTGGCCTTCCTCCCAGGGCTGATGTAGTTAAGGCAGAAGCAGGAGCTCCTTGCAACAGTAAAGAGCTGTTTGGGCAGTTCCTTCTGAAGCCTGTCAGTCGCCGACCCTGGGATGCAATAAGCGAGCTAGAAAGTTTTAACAAGGAGCTGCAAGGGCAGGAAGAGAGCAtgagcagtgaggaagactTGGAAAGTGCAGGAGCTTCTCCACAGCCATGTGCCCTTCCACAGAGAAGGTCACCTAGAAATGGGAACCAAGAACCAAAACGTGGTGGGAAGTTGGAAACGGTTGTGCCAGAGGTGCCTGTATTTAAGTCAGGGAGAGTTAAAAGTAAGTCTGAAAGTTGGAGCACAGGGACAGAGCATGGCGCTGAGATGGACTGCGTTGGCTCTCAGTGCTCTTCGCAGCCAGGAGGGAGCAATGAAGGAGTCAGACCAGCAGATGGAAGTCTGATAACAGAAATGAGGACGGAGGAAGCCAAGAATAGAGCAAACAGCCAGCCAGTTCGCCCAGGACCTATCAAGAGATTCTTGTCCAGTAGCCCAAGCAGCTCCTACCATGGTAATCCTTTCAATAATCCTGTCTTACAGGAGATGAGCGAAGACCAAAATTATCTACACTTTGTTAAACTGAGCAAAGGTGCAGCTCCCCAGAATGATACAAAATTGGAGAGAGGCTCAGCAGTATGCTTGTCCTTAACTAAGAGGAACCAAGGGTGCTCTGAGCCAGATTTGAGGGCAGTGGGACTTGATACAGCCCCAGGACCTGGTGCTAGCAATTCTGATCACTCTTCAAATGCAAATTCAGTGGAAATCCCTGTGAATGAGTCCTTGCAGGCAAGAGCTGCAAGAATTTTAGGCATAGAAATAGCAGTGGAATCTCTCCTTCCAGATGACCACGTTGGGCCCCAGCCAGGCGCAAGGCCTGCAAGCGATGCCCACGACTTTGGGTCATCAGCAGAGAGTACTGTAAGtggcaaagaaggaaaaaaagacagttcTTATGAAGGCAGACGTAAGTGTGGTTGGACAGAGAGCGCTCTCTTTGTTGGAGAGAGGGACCGATCATTATACCCTGATGAATGCCAGACCACTCACCAGGAAGGCAGCAGTAAAATGTTAGTGAAGGAGCAAGCTTTTGAACAACCTGTGAGTCCCAGCCAAGGTGGAGACCAAAACTTGGTGTCCAAACCAACTGTGTGTCAGCACTCAGAAAAGAGAGTGAGGAGCACCTCAAAAGTGATAGAGACACTGCAAGGCAAGCTCACGTCTCCACCAAGCCGGACTGCCATGGATCGCTTAGTGCGAATGAAAGAAGTCGACTCTGTGTCCCGGATGAGACGTCTGAGCATAAAAAGTGCAGACTCAGGAGAGGAGGTGGATGAGGAGAAGCTGTCGAAGGTACATGAGGAGAGAGGAAGCAAACTGGCAACGTCAGGGGCTGTCTCCAAGCGTGTTAtctctctcagtgaaaatgGATATTTAGGTGGAATGGACAAGAAGAAAATCGACAGAGATTTTTCCTTAGGTAAGACCCTACTCTGGGTGATCCAAGTGGGTACGGTTTTCTTATGTAACAGGCACAATCACTTTGCTTATGCCCACGTAAAGCTGCTCAAATAG
- the KIAA1462 gene encoding junctional protein associated with coronary artery disease isoform X3, protein MSASAMLLCFWVYDRPQLAWPSQPKSDKDLAYWRRRGQDFSVLLGHSQKGGAEMQGLAAAHGAPRHPKDAQLKVGLSTEYVRRSGLPESCEGPGECKWQNLRTESWNQPKKVGRQMSDGDREKLLQELYSLTLGDDVLGSHNKGKSQSLPRVLLQESMRCVEMPSLTNSNNSLSVSKAPSYPSHRLTVESAKHHETGGHFLPLVKPKYGRPLKPPSYELQRQSRAPAETVGFQDHYQKDEPIPYLAKASEPRQDPCVQDPALEPPVYVPPPSYKSPPHHTASPHPLSEVPNNATYASSDQQDTAERAVACQRPAVNSVEMGAAPCKDNHLPPGKQSHLRRPADYLRSVQYIPFDDPRIRHIKIAPPGGLQDNIKYIDNAHSPSSGTLQERDLEVQCNSAFLDASHKSSSVKGERTSDSSAHSSRWLAPSVRDQENCALLDQRDSCSTANHSPCNEASTEYTKGKLLVRNSHMDSTCETVTKVKKFEPGTGMQSKKSSKKKMNETIFCLVSIPVKSESNLPDTDRNNNITQSPDKNGFDNNGALQEQSLLSMSSTDLELQALTGSMTNKNELQKQELWRPEEFKQMNDLRFIQPAKHRELKYSGSWPGDQYKDQQTQTSFSEEPKNPQIFHGTKPGQPSSNKPLSPKQLGCTASTAGSKQTGSPSDDRGCRQGAYGMKGQMYLSQSSNSAFSRTATSIPQASSPKGHQSQPLPTQEREAGLPPRADVVKAEAGAPCNSKELFGQFLLKPVSRRPWDAISELESFNKELQGQEESMSSEEDLESAGASPQPCALPQRRSPRNGNQEPKRGGKLETVVPEVPVFKSGRVKSKSESWSTGTEHGAEMDCVGSQCSSQPGGSNEGVRPADGSLITEMRTEEAKNRANSQPVRPGPIKRFLSSSPSSSYHGNPFNNPVLQEMSEDQNYLHFVKLSKGAAPQNDTKLERGSAVCLSLTKRNQGCSEPDLRAVGLDTAPGPGASNSDHSSNANSVEIPVNESLQARAARILGIEIAVESLLPDDHVGPQPGARPASDAHDFGSSAESTVSGKEGKKDSSYEGRRKCGWTESALFVGERDRSLYPDECQTTHQEGSSKMLVKEQAFEQPVSPSQGGDQNLVSKPTVCQHSEKRVRSTSKVIETLQGKLTSPPSRTAMDRLVRMKEVDSVSRMRRLSIKSADSGEEVDEEKLSKVHEERGSKLATSGAVSKRVISLSENGYLGGMDKKKIDRDFSLDTYDPTKVEKV, encoded by the exons ATGTCAGCCTCTGCCATGCTCCTTTGCTTCTG ggTTTATGACAGGCCTCAACTAGCATGGCCTTCCCAGCCCAAGAGTGATAAAGATCTGGCCTactggagaaggagagggcAGGACTTCAGCGTGCTTCTGGGCCACTCCCAAAAAGGAGGCGCAGAAATGCAAGGTTTGGCCGCGGCCCATGGGGCACCCAGGCACCCCAAGGATGCCCAGCTGAAagtggggctgagcacagagTACGTCAGGAGAAGCGGCTTGCCCGAGAGCTGTGAGGGGCCTGGGGAATGCAAATGGCAGAACTTGAGAACAGAAAGCTGGAACCAGCCAAAAAAGGTAGGAAGGCAAATGTCGGATGGTGACAGAGAGAAACTGCTCCAAGAGCTGTATTCGCTGACTCTGGGAGATGATGTCCTAGGCTCCCACAACAAAGGGAAATCGCAGTCCTTGCCTAGAGTCCTTCTGCAGGAGAGCATGAGGTGTGTGGAAATGCCCTCCCTAACCAACAGCAACAACTCCCTCAGCGTAAGTAAAGCCCCCTCCTATCCCTCACACAGACTGACTGTGGAATCGGCCAAGCACCATGAAACGGGAGgccatttccttcccctggtgaagcccAAGTATGGGAGACCTCTGAAGCCTCCATCCTATGAACTGCAGCGACAGAGCAGGGCACCTGCCGAAACTGTTGGTTTTCAGGACCACTACCAGAAGGATGAACCCATTCCCTATTTAGCCAAAGCAAGTGAGCCGAGGCAAGATCCTTGTGTTCAAGACCCTGCTTTGGAGCCCCCGGTCTATGTACCTCCTCCTTCTTACAAATCCCCACCTCACCATACCGCGAGCCCACATCCCCTCAGTGAAGTGCCTAACAATGCCACGTATGCCAGCAGTGATCAGCAGGACACTGCAGAGCGGGCTGTTGCCTGCCAACGACCAGCTGTGAACAGTGTTGAAATGGGGGCCGCACCTTGCAAAGACAACCATCTTCCTCCTGGGAAGCAAAGCCATTTGAGGCGCCCCGCTGACTACCTGCGTTCTGTTCAGTATATTCCCTTTGATGATCCTCGAATACGGCATATTAAAATTGCACCACCCGGAGGTCTGCAGGACAACATTAAATACATTGACAATGCACATAGTCCCAGTTCCGGTACTTTGCAAGAGAGAGATCTTGAAGTACAGTGCAACAGTGCCTTTTTGGATGCATCACACAAATCCAGTTCTGTAAAGGGAGAAAGAACTTCTGACAGCTCCGCCCACAGCAGCAGATGGTTGGCACCATCCGTCCGAGATCAGGAAAATTGTGCCTTGCTGGACCAAAGAGACAGTTGTAGCACAGCTAATCACAGCCCCTGTAATGAAGCCAGCACAGAGTACACAAAAGGCAAACTTCTTGTAAGAAACTCACATATGGACAGCACCTGTGAGACCGTTACAAAAGTGAAAAAGTTTGAACCTGGAACTGGGATGCAGAGCAAAAAgagttcaaagaaaaaaatgaatgaaactaTATTTTGTTTGGTCTCTATCCCAGTTAAATCAGAATCAAATCTGCCAGATACAGATAGGAACAACAACATAACCCAGAGCCCTGATAAGAACGGGTTTGATAACAATGGGGCTTTGCAAGAACAAAGTCTCTTAAGTATGTCTTCAACTGACTTGGAGTTACAAGCTCTTACAGGAAGCATGACCAATAAAAATGAGTTACAAAAACAAGAGCTGTGGAGACCAGAAGAGTTCAAACAAATGAATGACCTCAGATTTATTCAGCCTGCAAAACACAGAGAGCTCAAATACTCTGGCTCCTGGCCAGGTGATCAGTACAAAGACCAGCAAACACAGACCAGTTTCTCTGAAGAGCCTAAAAACCCACAGATTTTCCATGGTACAAAGCCTGGGCAACCCAGCAGTAACAAACCACTGTCTCCAAAGCAACTAGGATGTACGGCATCCACAGCTGGGTCAAAACAGACAGGGTCACCTTCTGACGACAGAGGCTGCAGACAGGGTGCTTATGGCATGAAGGGGCAGATGTACCTCAGCCAGTCCAGCAACAGCGCATTTTCAAGAACTGCCACCTCCATCCCACAGGCCTCCTCACCAAAGGGCCACCAGAGCCAGCCCCTGCCTACCCAGGAGCGGGAAGCTGGCCTTCCTCCCAGGGCTGATGTAGTTAAGGCAGAAGCAGGAGCTCCTTGCAACAGTAAAGAGCTGTTTGGGCAGTTCCTTCTGAAGCCTGTCAGTCGCCGACCCTGGGATGCAATAAGCGAGCTAGAAAGTTTTAACAAGGAGCTGCAAGGGCAGGAAGAGAGCAtgagcagtgaggaagactTGGAAAGTGCAGGAGCTTCTCCACAGCCATGTGCCCTTCCACAGAGAAGGTCACCTAGAAATGGGAACCAAGAACCAAAACGTGGTGGGAAGTTGGAAACGGTTGTGCCAGAGGTGCCTGTATTTAAGTCAGGGAGAGTTAAAAGTAAGTCTGAAAGTTGGAGCACAGGGACAGAGCATGGCGCTGAGATGGACTGCGTTGGCTCTCAGTGCTCTTCGCAGCCAGGAGGGAGCAATGAAGGAGTCAGACCAGCAGATGGAAGTCTGATAACAGAAATGAGGACGGAGGAAGCCAAGAATAGAGCAAACAGCCAGCCAGTTCGCCCAGGACCTATCAAGAGATTCTTGTCCAGTAGCCCAAGCAGCTCCTACCATGGTAATCCTTTCAATAATCCTGTCTTACAGGAGATGAGCGAAGACCAAAATTATCTACACTTTGTTAAACTGAGCAAAGGTGCAGCTCCCCAGAATGATACAAAATTGGAGAGAGGCTCAGCAGTATGCTTGTCCTTAACTAAGAGGAACCAAGGGTGCTCTGAGCCAGATTTGAGGGCAGTGGGACTTGATACAGCCCCAGGACCTGGTGCTAGCAATTCTGATCACTCTTCAAATGCAAATTCAGTGGAAATCCCTGTGAATGAGTCCTTGCAGGCAAGAGCTGCAAGAATTTTAGGCATAGAAATAGCAGTGGAATCTCTCCTTCCAGATGACCACGTTGGGCCCCAGCCAGGCGCAAGGCCTGCAAGCGATGCCCACGACTTTGGGTCATCAGCAGAGAGTACTGTAAGtggcaaagaaggaaaaaaagacagttcTTATGAAGGCAGACGTAAGTGTGGTTGGACAGAGAGCGCTCTCTTTGTTGGAGAGAGGGACCGATCATTATACCCTGATGAATGCCAGACCACTCACCAGGAAGGCAGCAGTAAAATGTTAGTGAAGGAGCAAGCTTTTGAACAACCTGTGAGTCCCAGCCAAGGTGGAGACCAAAACTTGGTGTCCAAACCAACTGTGTGTCAGCACTCAGAAAAGAGAGTGAGGAGCACCTCAAAAGTGATAGAGACACTGCAAGGCAAGCTCACGTCTCCACCAAGCCGGACTGCCATGGATCGCTTAGTGCGAATGAAAGAAGTCGACTCTGTGTCCCGGATGAGACGTCTGAGCATAAAAAGTGCAGACTCAGGAGAGGAGGTGGATGAGGAGAAGCTGTCGAAGGTACATGAGGAGAGAGGAAGCAAACTGGCAACGTCAGGGGCTGTCTCCAAGCGTGTTAtctctctcagtgaaaatgGATATTTAGGTGGAATGGACAAGAAGAAAATCGACAGAGATTTTTCCTTAG